In the genome of Blastopirellula marina, the window GAAGCGCCCCGGGCGAAACGCAAAGACCTGACCGACATCATCGCGGCCATTCGCCGCGAAGTGGCCATCGAACACGAAGTCTCGGTCGACGGGGTGGCCCTCATTCGTCGTGGCTCGATCCCCAAGACCTCCAGCGGCAAGATCCAGCGTCACGCGTGCCGCGAGCACTTCCTCACCCACACGCTACCGGTACTTGAGCGCTGGGTGGCCTGGGACGAAGTTCAGGTTTCTGAAGAGATCCAACGCGTCAAGCTGCGTCGTGCTCAGTTGGAAGCTGCCCGTGCCGATGCCGAAGGGCTGGCCGTTTCCGATCCGATGGTGCGTCAGCGCACCGTGCAGATGGTGATCGACAAAATCCGCGAGATCGCTAAAGATCGCGGTCGCCAGATCGAACCCGATACCGACATCCTGGAGCTCGATCTCGATTCGCTCGAACGCATGGAAATCATCGCCTCGATCGAAGATCATTACGGCGCTCGCTTTCCAGACGACATCTTGCCGTCGATGCGAACCGTCGCCCAGGTTGCCGATTGTATTGAGATTTACCTGGCGACCGACGAGATGCTGCCGACCTCGTCCGGCGAGATCCCGCAAGAGATGTACGGTTTCTCGGCATTGCCCGAGTATCGCCAGGTGCGTCAGATTTCCGAACAATTGGGAGACCTCGGTCTGCCCAACCCTTACTTCCAGGTTCTCGATAGCGCTACCTCGGCCACGGCGATTGTCGACGGGAAGGAAGTGATCAACTTCGCCGGTTACAACTACCTGGGTCTGGCCGACCACGCCGAAGTGAAGAAAGCCGCTATTCAGGCAATCGAGACCCTTGGCGTTTCCACCAGCGGAAGCCGATTGATCTCCGGCGAACGGGCCCTGCATCGCGACTTGGAAAGCGAACTGGCCAAGTTCATCGGCGTGCAAAGTTCGATGCTCATGTCTGGTGGACATGCGGCCAACGAAACAACAATCGGCCATTTGCTGCGAACGGGCGACTTGATCGTGCACGACTCGATGGCCCATAGCAGTATCATTACCGGGGCCAACCTCAGCGGTGCTCGTCGGCGTCCCTATCCGCACAACGACTGGCGCGAACTCGACGAGATCCTGCATGACATCCGCAAAGACTATCGCCGCGTGCTGATCGTCGCCGAAGGGATTTACGGCATGGAAGGGGACGTCTGCCCGCTTCCGCAACTAGTTGAGATTCGCAATCGTCATAAGACGTGGTTGATGGTCAACGAAGCCCACTCGCTGGGCACGCTCGGCAAGACTGGCCGGGGTGTGTGCGAACACTTTGGCATCGACCCGAACCAAATCGACATCTGGATCGGGACGCTCAGCAAGGCCTTCGGCTCGTCTGGCGGCTACGTGGCCGGCAGTCACGAACTGGTCGATTACCTGAAGCATACGGCTTCCGGCTTTGTTTACAGTGCGGGCCTTTCCCCTCCAGCAACCGCCGCCGCCCTGGCCGGGCTGCGTCAGCTTGAGCAGAACCCAGGCTGGGTGACCAAGCTACAGCAAAACGCCGACCTGGTTCGCGAGTTGGCGAAGAAGGCTGGTCTGAACATCGGTGGCAGCGACAAGTCACCAATCGTGCCGATCATTGTCGGAGATTCGATGATGACCATGATTCTCGCGCAGAAGCTGCTGGCCGATGGCGTCAACGCTCGTCCACTGACCTACCCGGCAGTAGAAGAATCGGCAGCTCGTCTGCGGCTGTTCGTTAACGCCCACCACACCAAAGATCAGATCCGCCAGACGATCAACAAGCTGGCGGCCCTCTGGTCGAAGCTGCAACGAGAGAATCACGCCAGCGCAGGTTAGTGAGTTCGCCGTGAGCGAATGCCCGCTGGCCGGCGCGATCGATCGTCGGCCTACGTCTGCGTGATTCCCACTCGTTCCTTTCGGAAGAGCACCTCATGCAAACGCGTAAACTTGGTCGGACTGGCCTCGATGTCAGTCTGCTTTCTATTGGCGGCCTGTACACTTCGTCTCTTGCCGGGGGTGTGAGCGAGACGAAACGGATCATGCAGAAGGCTGTCGATCTCGGCATCAACGCCGTCGATACGGCCCCGGCCTACGCCGACAGCGAACTGACCCTCGGCAATGCGATTGCTGATCTGACGGCCCCCCTGGTGATTACCACCAAGCTTGGTGGCCGCCCCACGCCGTTCGATCCGCAAGATGCCAATGGCCTGCGAGCTTCGGTCGAAGAGAGCCTGCGTCTGCTGGGCCGAGACCACGTCGACATTCTCATGATCCACGAGCCAGACCGGCCGCAACAGTACCCGTGGTGGAGCAGCTACGACCCTTTGGATGGCCCGGTGCTTGAGGTGATCGCCTCGTTGAAGCAAGCCGGAACGATTCGCTTCAGCGGTCTGGCCGGCACCACTGTCAACGAGATGACCTATCTCGTGCAGCAGAACAAGTTCGACGTCGTCCTGACGGCATTCAACTACAACGCCCTGTTTCGTGAAGCCGATTCGACCGTTATCCGCTCGGCAAGCGCTCGTGAAATGGGGATTGTGCTCGGCTCGGTCATGGGACAAGGTTTCCTGACCCGGCCTCACAGCGTTTCCGATCCCCATAACCAGGTCTGGCTGGCCGATGCTCGCCGGCAGCAGTTAGAGCAGTATGTGCAGTTGCTCGACCAGTCTGGCATGTCGGCCGTCGAGCTTTGCTTGCGGTTTGCCATCGAGGACCCACGTATCCATACCATTCCGATTGGCTGCAAGACGATCGAGCAGTTGGAAGCGTCTGTGGCGGCCGTCGAGAAAGGCCCGCTGCCTGTTGATGTTCGCTCACGTCTTGACGAGATCGCCGCCTTGCTGCCATACCGGCCCTACGAAGAACCGATGATCTTGCCGCTGGGCAAAAACTATCACGGCCCCGGCATCGCCAACATGGGAGCCGCCGTGCAGGTTGGCAAGCTGAAGAATTGAGTTCGCGCGACTCTTCTCATCCAGTCCTCTCGCCCCTTGTACTGGGGAGGAGAGGGGACAAGAAACGGAAAAAGCCTCGCGACAACTCGCGAGGCTTTTTGCTTTGTCTGTGGAAGTCGCAGGACTTAGCGGTTCAGCGTGAAACCGAAGATCACACCCGAGAACGTCATGTCGTCGCTGTCCTGGAAGTTCGGGTCGCGACCGATACCGGTACCGAAGTACATGTGTTGCCAGGCTACGTCGATGGTGATCTCGCGAGTGAGGTTGTAGGCAGCACCCAGGCTGAACTCACCACCAACCACACCGTTGGAGTAATCTTCGATATCGCCGCGGAAGATCCAGTTCTGACCACCGAAAGCTCGGACGGTCGAGTACAGGGTCCACTGGCCACGGTGCGAGAAGATACGTCCACCCAACTGCCCCAGCAGCATGTTGTTCTGGACGAAGACCGGTGCGGGAACCACGGTGGTCTTGTCGTTGAACTGGGCGTATCGCA includes:
- a CDS encoding aldo/keto reductase, with the translated sequence MQTRKLGRTGLDVSLLSIGGLYTSSLAGGVSETKRIMQKAVDLGINAVDTAPAYADSELTLGNAIADLTAPLVITTKLGGRPTPFDPQDANGLRASVEESLRLLGRDHVDILMIHEPDRPQQYPWWSSYDPLDGPVLEVIASLKQAGTIRFSGLAGTTVNEMTYLVQQNKFDVVLTAFNYNALFREADSTVIRSASAREMGIVLGSVMGQGFLTRPHSVSDPHNQVWLADARRQQLEQYVQLLDQSGMSAVELCLRFAIEDPRIHTIPIGCKTIEQLEASVAAVEKGPLPVDVRSRLDEIAALLPYRPYEEPMILPLGKNYHGPGIANMGAAVQVGKLKN
- a CDS encoding aminotransferase class I/II-fold pyridoxal phosphate-dependent enzyme, coding for MTPEMLNSFTPPSTSIVDRLRHRAEHLGSQVAFTFLVDGEDEEIKLTYEQLDKRCQAIAAELQARGMEGERALLLFPPGLDFIAAFFGCLYAGVIAVPAYPPRRNRNMVRIQAIAEDAQAKVALTISDVFDRMVPMFEETPKLKTIEWISTDKVEDNLAAKWNQPRITAETLAFLQYTSGSTGTPKGVMLNHGNMMHNSALISYAFETTRSVRACFWLPMYHDMGLIGGVLQPMQIGQPNVLMSPMAFLQQPYRWLRAISKYQCNVSGGPNFAYELCVQKITPEQREKLDLSSWELAFNGAEPVKPETLDRFAKTFEPCGFRREAFYPCYGMAEATLIISGGMKKSPPVIQAVDGYSLDQHQVVDADPDDDGARLIVGCGNTLPDQRILIVDPETFTKRQPDEVGEVWVQGPSIAKGYWRNEEATEAIFNAYTSDTQEGPFLRTGDLGFMQAKGELFITGRLKDMIIVRGVNRYPQDIEQTVTQCHDLLDGMTAAAVMAEVADKERLIIVAEAPRAKRKDLTDIIAAIRREVAIEHEVSVDGVALIRRGSIPKTSSGKIQRHACREHFLTHTLPVLERWVAWDEVQVSEEIQRVKLRRAQLEAARADAEGLAVSDPMVRQRTVQMVIDKIREIAKDRGRQIEPDTDILELDLDSLERMEIIASIEDHYGARFPDDILPSMRTVAQVADCIEIYLATDEMLPTSSGEIPQEMYGFSALPEYRQVRQISEQLGDLGLPNPYFQVLDSATSATAIVDGKEVINFAGYNYLGLADHAEVKKAAIQAIETLGVSTSGSRLISGERALHRDLESELAKFIGVQSSMLMSGGHAANETTIGHLLRTGDLIVHDSMAHSSIITGANLSGARRRPYPHNDWRELDEILHDIRKDYRRVLIVAEGIYGMEGDVCPLPQLVEIRNRHKTWLMVNEAHSLGTLGKTGRGVCEHFGIDPNQIDIWIGTLSKAFGSSGGYVAGSHELVDYLKHTASGFVYSAGLSPPATAAALAGLRQLEQNPGWVTKLQQNADLVRELAKKAGLNIGGSDKSPIVPIIVGDSMMTMILAQKLLADGVNARPLTYPAVEESAARLRLFVNAHHTKDQIRQTINKLAALWSKLQRENHASAG